The Sebaldella sp. S0638 genome includes a window with the following:
- a CDS encoding autotransporter domain-containing protein — MNKKLLMFLALNAIASTFAMPVKKVENKSSSSLYKSITENIEKNKSNSKNYKLIENILNKRNKELKDLYAQNDYVIKPEYLEWQVFFSLFYSDENRGGEKFNEFKTADREAKSLNLGIYVPVREIENFSINRVANFTPVIVDNTVPIKTTARSPEFVNAVKPEIDIDITIPSLQIAPVTVEEKDINLITSLEAPQVPLNDVKVFNLKLNIQSNPKDVTVTGNKMVSTGEVLTSSSAYDIGFRAENNYIAYLVGNSSIERQNASVISVYHGVAMHGTTTNPNASTSLRESNVAGIAVSPNNVKTSFYKTHEWTAYNYGTITGEQKTGGGIYTKQIGFGYIPSGSSNIQVRMNNYGTITMKSPNSAGFLLMPDVDLDYNQDGKKPSSAVAPRTSYDGGYTYTDNDYDQKNVRFFAQSLGTIDVYGSRSYGMMTSPYAGNDMGYNFGISTYGSETSSIINKGTINVLGDEATGFAIKKAIHSIANYGVINIGTIPSAGTFIQDNTNGNTIYDESGNLVSVGDINKIERATGMYTSQAIIDYAIAFDDPSTTAIQIFEQNRRGGSTNYAEINIWDNAVESSGLRAEGEGSVTNVGDISIYGDNNYGIVARDNGSVRNMVNSSYNVGVYDSNTGKWHVAAEGGQAAEITVNSQMSAAGYVDKGATLENSAIITINNDNSAGFYVRSGTATNNDRTSQPLNYGYGSITADGKGSHGVLVTNEDGTTAKFTNNGLIETKYEGTVALYGVNGAQLSNINKNEKERHFLDDGTGVAVTAANWLAQGETFDTSANCGRSTCYLNVYSKVVEVTDFAQNALIKAGDGGTGIWLEQSRGIFTPAAPVSTITSASIYAAVETGNSTADYTAIGIYSDGIAKAVFYKDSYYDPVNYPKEMASVKVGESGIALLHNYRDRIGITGANKNFGGSSGIFNIKALKADLGKNSVLGYSNSGTITTDVFSNVEFTSLGDSVTFAYVSNNGDININDTYLTDFLINPNGAAVGQDIIPFIAENGIIKNSVTDSTTGSTGISGLVMNTKIGLQSFSKDNTAAALNKSKTASNNYGTITMTGRSNDGAMALYSKYGNILNDLNGKINLSDKNSAGFYAIEETDAVNKGIININGDNSVGMYGLSEDSVNPAKNGLSGISLIQDGSAVINVNSQESAGIYGINLRSIAGKSYIINNSGLINVKDKESIGIYSENVKVTGIGTINLGDTTLSTTGDRTAIYAKGQEALVTTTGAVIKLGTANQTNIAYYITENAGLTGSNLGNITGYGIIIAGKNTEISNSKINMNITGGNGQIGLAILGTNNYSYTGDISVGDTVVNGTDKYYGVAMYTGDQNISSTISNKLTAGANGVGLYAGGNTGSTLTYNGEITVGNGTAAGTGIFVKSGSEVTLASGGKIHLVGVNGVGVYVEGNGEFTFGSGSSMVFDGSGIGIWGDNGSVINDNGTGTISSSAGAFVIRSRLANGVLNINAPGIVLGNGSAGYVVNGEINNLSGSTLVTNPSSDNIIALIAEGYKTVGTNTYEANNFGKIDLTNSSKGIAVYLKNARGINETAGMIILGNEGVGLYGEGNSAIEHTELRNSGQIQMNGSNSQALYGKGAALIENNGAVISGTSKNTGIYSVYDNAVNTKVNNFGTINLGNGSFGIYGENSDITNTGNIEIGDTSGSDYSVGIYAKDSTVTNSGNIKTGQGGTAFVGDNSIINLNGGNFDVSNGSLLYGKNNTVINYKLADQISDGAKPYINLENSVLNVLSPAVLNVKNSSVGIFITGNTGAVNGDITINAEDSGNGIYVKNLGTVYTNNTKININGTSAKGLVLENTSADNTGILNVNSTGTGIFSQLTSSGNVTVKNNGIINVNSSLGTGIYASSENTGGILLGTTTVDNDGTITLGNSSDVNSDSQIGIFGTAGTKINNNSVINGGSNVIGIYGTDTITTNGSIVLGDGSAGVYLNGGSLVTGSNTLIKVGAENAVAIYAANGAAVTNNSSDIHAGKDSVLVYVQDAGTMVNNLADLNVGEKGIGFYSDKGTANNSARISGSGSDAVFFYAKNGEVNNSGLLDAAGNTGVIGIYGENSKIMNNGDMILGDSIINPNDITQSTYAIGIYGKASEIKNTGNIKLGANSVGIYSDGNTTDAENTGLIESTAYGAMGIFIENGTFKNNGRIILSGDDSVGMAGRRGAAIINDGQIIINGKSGIGMYVTDYSYVYNNGVITINGDNGTGIQIGTNSILENEGTINLNGLNGQSVLYGESTRYQLPSIINAGIINVNEKFETNGVNVIVKVDPSTVRKPEASEMTGSDYELSDINGKFLVSNAVQFNAPSFDIEGPVTITNSFSQGTNATAYKLENVFNPLTPYGGLNTNKISVISDSFTWDAIPVISDSGGVTIWMQKLDYKDLSKNKWYSDFSGALDQKYTDAKGNALKIYDKIDNIKTAEEFDHIMGSLGGNVYANINQREEDIAEIFENSLYLLQDSKNNTKENVKINVIAGKGRTKEDTDGIEDYTYETAGVLALREVERTYRHTFGYSLGYLHTSFEMDDNNSSEEWADTLQIGGHNKYSADGWTLRNDITGRASMHNIDRNINWSDGISELNGSYETYSITSDNKLAKEIVSGKNINISPYAGFKLMYVTRPTFQEDGLEALEVEGNDAWSAKPRAGIEVKVSGNESKSGWKLKGALDIAYEYELADFNNQESARLIAVEDAYHNLAKAQEEKGLFKTRAIIGTEIEDRYGIFLNGEYSMGERNQSDYKVGVMLKAVF; from the coding sequence ATGAATAAAAAATTATTAATGTTTTTGGCATTGAATGCAATTGCATCTACTTTTGCTATGCCTGTTAAAAAGGTGGAAAATAAAAGCAGCAGCAGTTTATACAAAAGTATTACTGAAAATATAGAAAAAAATAAATCAAACAGCAAAAATTATAAATTGATTGAGAATATTCTCAATAAGAGAAATAAAGAATTAAAAGATTTGTATGCACAAAATGACTATGTAATTAAACCTGAGTATTTAGAATGGCAGGTCTTTTTTTCGTTATTTTATAGTGACGAAAACAGAGGCGGAGAAAAATTCAATGAATTTAAAACCGCTGACAGAGAAGCTAAATCATTGAATCTGGGAATATATGTACCGGTGAGGGAAATAGAGAATTTTTCTATAAACAGAGTCGCGAACTTTACACCTGTAATAGTGGATAATACAGTACCAATAAAAACTACAGCCAGAAGTCCTGAGTTTGTTAATGCAGTAAAGCCTGAAATTGATATAGATATAACAATTCCTTCTCTTCAAATTGCCCCGGTAACTGTAGAAGAAAAAGATATTAATCTGATTACGAGTCTGGAAGCGCCGCAGGTGCCTTTAAATGATGTAAAAGTATTTAACCTGAAATTAAATATACAGTCGAATCCCAAAGATGTTACTGTTACTGGTAATAAAATGGTTTCCACGGGAGAAGTTTTGACTTCTTCATCTGCATACGATATAGGATTCAGGGCAGAAAATAATTACATAGCGTATCTCGTAGGAAATTCTTCTATAGAAAGACAGAACGCGAGTGTAATATCTGTTTATCACGGTGTAGCAATGCACGGGACGACAACCAATCCAAATGCCTCGACATCATTAAGAGAATCAAATGTAGCAGGGATAGCTGTTTCACCTAATAATGTAAAAACTTCGTTTTATAAGACACATGAGTGGACAGCATATAATTACGGAACTATAACCGGAGAACAGAAAACAGGCGGCGGAATTTATACAAAACAGATAGGTTTTGGTTATATACCGTCAGGTTCAAGCAATATTCAGGTCAGAATGAATAATTACGGGACAATAACAATGAAATCGCCAAATAGTGCCGGATTTCTTTTGATGCCGGATGTGGATCTGGACTATAATCAGGATGGAAAGAAACCTTCGTCAGCAGTGGCGCCAAGAACTAGTTATGACGGCGGCTATACATACACAGATAATGATTATGATCAGAAAAATGTAAGATTTTTTGCACAGAGTCTTGGGACAATAGATGTTTACGGTTCGAGAAGTTATGGGATGATGACTTCCCCATATGCAGGGAATGATATGGGGTATAATTTCGGAATAAGCACGTATGGTTCGGAAACATCGAGTATCATAAATAAAGGTACAATTAATGTACTTGGTGATGAAGCTACAGGTTTTGCAATAAAAAAAGCAATTCATTCTATTGCAAACTACGGAGTAATAAATATAGGGACTATCCCTTCAGCGGGAACTTTTATACAGGATAACACAAATGGGAATACTATTTATGATGAAAGCGGGAATTTGGTTTCCGTGGGAGATATAAATAAAATAGAAAGAGCAACTGGAATGTATACAAGCCAGGCAATCATTGATTATGCAATAGCATTCGACGATCCTTCGACTACGGCTATTCAGATATTCGAGCAAAACCGACGTGGCGGCTCTACGAACTATGCTGAAATAAATATCTGGGATAATGCTGTAGAAAGCTCAGGTCTCAGAGCAGAAGGCGAAGGTTCGGTAACCAATGTCGGGGATATCAGTATTTACGGTGATAATAACTATGGAATAGTTGCCAGAGATAACGGATCTGTAAGAAATATGGTAAATTCAAGTTATAATGTCGGAGTGTATGATTCTAATACAGGAAAATGGCATGTTGCTGCCGAAGGCGGGCAGGCTGCTGAAATAACTGTTAATTCTCAAATGTCAGCTGCGGGTTATGTAGACAAAGGGGCAACTCTTGAGAATTCAGCTATAATCACTATAAATAATGATAATTCAGCAGGATTCTATGTAAGAAGCGGAACTGCAACAAATAATGACAGAACTTCCCAGCCCCTGAATTACGGCTATGGAAGTATTACAGCAGATGGAAAAGGTTCACATGGTGTACTGGTAACCAATGAAGACGGTACCACTGCAAAATTCACAAATAACGGACTTATTGAGACGAAATACGAAGGAACAGTTGCTCTTTACGGAGTAAATGGTGCTCAGTTAAGCAATATAAATAAAAATGAAAAAGAACGTCACTTTCTGGATGACGGAACAGGAGTCGCCGTAACAGCCGCAAACTGGCTTGCACAGGGGGAAACTTTTGATACAAGTGCAAACTGCGGAAGAAGTACATGTTATCTGAATGTATACTCAAAAGTAGTAGAAGTAACAGATTTTGCACAGAATGCACTGATTAAAGCAGGAGACGGGGGAACAGGAATATGGCTTGAGCAGAGCAGGGGAATTTTTACTCCGGCTGCTCCTGTGAGTACAATAACAAGTGCATCAATATATGCAGCTGTGGAAACCGGGAATAGTACCGCTGATTATACTGCAATTGGAATTTATTCTGACGGGATTGCCAAAGCTGTATTTTATAAGGATAGTTATTATGACCCTGTGAATTATCCAAAAGAGATGGCATCGGTAAAAGTAGGAGAAAGCGGGATAGCACTTCTGCATAATTATCGTGACAGAATAGGAATAACAGGAGCTAACAAAAATTTTGGCGGTTCTTCGGGAATATTTAATATAAAAGCTTTAAAAGCAGACTTAGGTAAAAATTCTGTACTTGGTTACTCAAATTCAGGGACAATAACTACAGATGTGTTTTCTAATGTTGAATTTACATCACTGGGAGACAGTGTCACTTTTGCGTATGTTTCTAATAATGGTGATATAAATATAAATGACACTTATCTCACGGACTTTCTGATAAATCCAAACGGAGCGGCAGTGGGGCAGGATATAATACCTTTTATAGCTGAAAACGGTATTATAAAAAACAGTGTTACTGACAGTACTACAGGATCTACGGGGATATCAGGACTGGTAATGAATACAAAAATCGGACTTCAGTCATTTTCAAAGGATAATACAGCAGCAGCTTTGAATAAAAGTAAGACTGCGTCAAATAATTACGGAACAATTACAATGACCGGAAGATCGAATGACGGTGCCATGGCATTATACAGTAAGTACGGAAATATACTAAATGACCTGAACGGGAAAATAAATCTTTCAGATAAAAATTCGGCTGGTTTTTATGCAATAGAGGAAACAGATGCTGTAAACAAAGGAATTATAAATATAAACGGGGATAACTCTGTGGGAATGTACGGATTATCAGAAGATAGTGTTAATCCTGCCAAAAACGGATTAAGCGGAATTTCCCTTATACAGGATGGAAGTGCCGTAATAAATGTAAATAGTCAGGAAAGTGCCGGTATATATGGTATAAATCTGAGAAGCATAGCAGGTAAATCATATATAATAAATAATTCCGGACTGATAAATGTGAAAGATAAGGAAAGTATCGGAATATATTCAGAAAATGTAAAGGTAACGGGAATAGGAACTATAAATCTGGGAGATACGACTTTAAGCACAACAGGAGACAGGACCGCAATATATGCAAAAGGTCAGGAAGCATTAGTAACAACAACAGGAGCAGTTATAAAGCTTGGAACTGCAAACCAGACAAATATTGCTTATTATATAACTGAAAATGCGGGGCTTACAGGGAGTAATCTCGGAAACATAACTGGTTACGGAATAATTATTGCCGGTAAAAATACTGAAATAAGTAATTCTAAAATTAACATGAATATAACAGGAGGTAACGGTCAAATAGGACTTGCCATACTTGGTACGAATAATTACAGTTATACCGGAGATATAAGTGTCGGTGACACAGTAGTAAACGGTACTGATAAGTACTACGGAGTGGCAATGTATACAGGAGACCAGAATATAAGCAGTACAATATCAAATAAACTTACTGCCGGAGCCAACGGAGTCGGACTCTACGCTGGTGGTAATACTGGAAGTACACTAACATATAACGGAGAAATAACTGTAGGAAACGGGACGGCAGCAGGAACAGGAATTTTTGTAAAAAGCGGTTCGGAAGTGACACTGGCTTCTGGAGGGAAAATACACCTTGTAGGTGTAAACGGAGTCGGAGTATATGTAGAAGGAAACGGAGAATTTACATTCGGCAGCGGAAGCAGCATGGTATTTGACGGTTCGGGAATAGGAATCTGGGGTGATAACGGTTCTGTAATAAATGATAACGGAACAGGAACAATAAGTTCATCAGCAGGAGCTTTTGTAATAAGAAGCAGACTGGCAAACGGTGTGTTAAATATAAATGCGCCGGGAATAGTCCTGGGGAACGGATCGGCAGGTTATGTGGTCAATGGTGAAATTAATAATCTTTCAGGTTCCACATTAGTTACAAATCCTTCATCTGATAATATAATAGCGCTTATAGCCGAGGGATATAAAACAGTTGGCACAAATACTTACGAAGCAAACAACTTCGGAAAAATAGATCTTACGAACTCTTCAAAAGGAATAGCAGTATATCTGAAAAATGCAAGAGGAATAAATGAAACAGCCGGAATGATTATTCTTGGAAATGAAGGAGTGGGACTTTACGGAGAGGGGAATTCTGCTATAGAACATACAGAACTTCGAAATTCAGGGCAGATACAGATGAATGGTTCGAATTCGCAGGCTCTTTACGGCAAAGGAGCAGCTCTGATTGAAAATAACGGAGCAGTTATTTCGGGGACTTCAAAGAATACAGGAATATACAGTGTTTATGATAATGCAGTAAATACAAAAGTAAATAATTTCGGAACAATTAATCTTGGAAACGGAAGTTTTGGAATATACGGAGAAAATTCCGATATAACAAATACAGGGAACATAGAGATAGGAGATACATCAGGAAGCGATTATTCAGTGGGAATATATGCTAAAGACAGTACCGTAACAAACAGCGGAAATATAAAAACAGGACAGGGCGGAACAGCCTTTGTGGGAGATAACAGCATAATAAACCTAAACGGCGGAAATTTTGATGTTTCAAATGGGAGTCTTTTATACGGGAAAAATAATACTGTAATAAATTATAAACTTGCAGATCAGATATCTGACGGGGCAAAACCATATATAAACCTTGAGAACAGTGTGTTAAATGTATTAAGTCCGGCTGTGCTGAATGTGAAAAACAGTTCCGTTGGGATATTTATAACAGGGAATACAGGAGCTGTAAACGGAGATATTACAATAAATGCAGAAGACAGCGGAAACGGAATATATGTAAAAAATCTTGGAACAGTATATACGAATAATACAAAAATAAATATAAACGGTACATCTGCAAAAGGTCTTGTACTGGAAAACACAAGTGCAGATAATACAGGAATATTAAATGTAAATAGTACAGGTACCGGGATATTTTCACAGCTTACATCATCTGGAAATGTAACAGTGAAAAATAACGGAATAATAAATGTAAATTCAAGCTTGGGAACAGGTATATATGCTTCATCTGAGAATACAGGCGGAATACTTCTGGGAACAACAACTGTGGATAATGACGGTACTATAACATTAGGAAACAGTAGTGATGTAAATAGTGATTCTCAGATAGGAATATTCGGAACTGCCGGAACGAAAATAAATAATAATTCTGTAATAAACGGCGGAAGTAATGTAATAGGAATTTATGGAACTGATACAATAACAACAAATGGAAGCATCGTACTGGGAGACGGATCGGCAGGTGTATATCTGAACGGCGGAAGTCTTGTAACAGGAAGCAATACTTTAATAAAAGTAGGAGCAGAAAATGCTGTGGCAATTTATGCTGCAAACGGTGCAGCTGTAACAAATAACAGTAGCGATATACATGCAGGAAAAGACAGTGTACTGGTATATGTACAGGATGCCGGAACAATGGTAAATAACCTCGCAGACCTGAATGTCGGGGAAAAAGGAATAGGTTTTTACAGTGATAAAGGAACAGCAAATAATAGTGCCAGAATAAGCGGAAGCGGATCAGATGCAGTATTTTTCTACGCTAAAAACGGTGAAGTAAATAACAGCGGACTGCTTGATGCTGCAGGGAATACAGGGGTTATAGGTATTTACGGGGAAAATTCCAAAATAATGAATAATGGAGACATGATTTTGGGAGATTCAATAATAAATCCTAATGATATAACACAAAGTACATATGCAATAGGAATATATGGAAAAGCTTCCGAAATAAAAAATACAGGCAACATAAAATTAGGAGCAAATTCAGTAGGAATTTATTCTGACGGTAATACTACAGATGCAGAAAATACGGGACTTATAGAATCGACGGCTTACGGGGCAATGGGTATATTTATAGAAAACGGAACATTCAAAAATAACGGAAGAATAATATTATCAGGGGATGATTCAGTAGGAATGGCCGGAAGAAGAGGAGCGGCTATTATTAATGACGGCCAGATAATTATAAATGGTAAGTCAGGAATAGGAATGTATGTAACAGATTATTCCTATGTGTATAATAACGGAGTAATAACAATAAACGGCGATAACGGAACAGGAATACAAATCGGGACTAATTCGATCCTTGAAAATGAAGGTACGATAAATCTGAACGGGCTAAACGGACAAAGTGTACTTTATGGAGAAAGCACAAGATACCAGCTTCCGAGTATTATAAACGCAGGAATAATAAATGTAAATGAAAAATTCGAAACAAATGGAGTAAATGTAATAGTAAAAGTGGATCCAAGTACTGTAAGAAAGCCGGAAGCATCAGAAATGACCGGCAGTGACTATGAATTAAGTGATATAAACGGAAAATTTCTTGTATCAAATGCAGTACAGTTTAATGCACCGTCATTTGATATAGAAGGGCCTGTTACAATAACGAATAGTTTTTCACAGGGAACAAATGCAACAGCATATAAACTGGAGAATGTATTTAATCCGTTAACACCATACGGCGGACTGAATACTAATAAAATATCAGTAATAAGTGACTCGTTTACATGGGATGCAATACCGGTGATAAGTGATTCAGGCGGTGTAACAATATGGATGCAGAAGCTGGATTATAAAGATCTCTCAAAAAATAAATGGTACAGTGATTTTTCCGGGGCATTGGATCAGAAATATACAGATGCCAAAGGGAATGCACTAAAAATTTATGATAAAATAGACAATATAAAAACTGCGGAAGAATTCGACCATATAATGGGCAGTCTGGGTGGAAATGTCTATGCAAATATAAATCAGAGAGAAGAAGATATAGCAGAAATATTTGAAAATTCACTTTATTTATTACAGGATTCGAAAAATAATACAAAAGAAAATGTTAAGATAAATGTTATAGCCGGAAAAGGCAGAACAAAAGAAGATACAGACGGAATAGAGGATTATACATATGAAACAGCAGGAGTTCTTGCACTGCGTGAAGTAGAAAGAACATACAGACATACATTTGGATATTCACTGGGATATCTGCATACTTCATTTGAAATGGATGATAATAACAGCAGTGAAGAATGGGCGGACACATTACAGATCGGCGGTCATAACAAGTATTCCGCAGATGGATGGACACTTAGAAATGATATTACCGGAAGGGCAAGTATGCATAATATAGACAGAAATATAAACTGGTCTGACGGGATATCTGAATTAAACGGAAGTTATGAAACATACAGTATAACAAGCGATAATAAACTGGCAAAAGAAATAGTATCCGGAAAGAATATAAACATATCTCCTTATGCAGGGTTTAAGCTTATGTATGTGACAAGACCGACATTTCAGGAAGACGGGCTGGAAGCTCTGGAAGTGGAAGGCAATGATGCGTGGAGCGCAAAACCCAGAGCAGGTATAGAAGTGAAAGTTTCCGGAAATGAAAGCAAGAGCGGCTGGAAACTAAAAGGAGCTCTTGATATAGCTTATGAATATGAACTGGCAGATTTTAATAATCAGGAAAGTGCAAGACTTATTGCAGTGGAAGACGCTTATCATAATCTGGCAAAAGCGCAGGAAGAAAAAGGATTATTCAAAACAAGAGCAATTATAGGTACTGAAATAGAAGACCGTTACGGAATCTTTTTAAACGGAGAATACAGTATGGGGGAAAGGAATCAGAGTGATTACAAAGTAGGCGTTATGCTAAAGGCAGTATTTTAG